The following are encoded in a window of Massilia sp. R2A-15 genomic DNA:
- a CDS encoding SGNH/GDSL hydrolase family protein, with the protein MRQNNIALALLTAAVLAACGGNGSTGGEQSLKNKFASQVTFGDSLSDVGTYKVGTVAALGGGEFAINGNLTSVNPALTGKNWTELMAAQLGLPAPCAAVTGLDGQAAQGFAVPVVAHAGCFNYAQGGSRVTNAVGPGNKLTGSALGALTMPVAVQVQNHLNVAGGKFNGTELVLIMAGANDVFMQLAGLKAGATAAGNAAGNAKFGSTLVGLLAAGAPNPQTAAPAIGAALQTELANPAHTDQSVVTAAVTAAVMQGNNSVKDPAVAGAIAQQAKDAGTAEGTKVGNDYFAAHGPDLVAAMTTAATDLNTLVKTKIIGNGANYVVVNNLPDIGTTPLGRSFDAGTLALVNSMVKAFNDTLASGLGAEAKVALVDTFAASHDQATNPGPYGLTNVTTPACDLTPAKNPLGNSLGCNGSNLIAGDVSHYAFADDVHPTPFVQLLLARYVSKYMVQKGWI; encoded by the coding sequence ATGCGTCAAAATAATATCGCGCTCGCCCTGCTCACGGCGGCCGTGCTGGCCGCGTGCGGCGGCAATGGCAGCACCGGGGGCGAGCAAAGCCTCAAGAACAAATTCGCGTCCCAGGTGACGTTCGGCGACAGCCTGTCCGATGTCGGCACCTACAAGGTCGGCACGGTGGCAGCGCTGGGCGGCGGCGAATTCGCCATCAACGGCAACCTGACATCGGTGAACCCCGCGCTGACGGGCAAGAACTGGACCGAACTGATGGCGGCCCAGCTCGGCCTGCCGGCGCCGTGCGCCGCCGTGACCGGCCTCGACGGCCAGGCGGCACAGGGCTTCGCGGTGCCGGTTGTCGCGCACGCTGGCTGCTTCAACTACGCCCAGGGCGGCTCCCGCGTGACCAACGCGGTCGGCCCCGGCAACAAGCTGACCGGCAGCGCGCTCGGCGCATTGACGATGCCAGTCGCCGTCCAGGTGCAGAACCACCTGAACGTCGCCGGCGGCAAGTTCAACGGCACCGAACTGGTGCTGATCATGGCTGGCGCCAATGACGTGTTCATGCAACTGGCTGGCCTGAAGGCAGGCGCCACCGCGGCCGGTAACGCGGCAGGCAACGCCAAGTTCGGCAGCACCCTGGTTGGCCTGCTGGCCGCCGGTGCGCCCAATCCGCAGACTGCGGCCCCGGCCATTGGCGCTGCGCTGCAGACCGAACTGGCCAATCCTGCGCACACCGACCAGTCTGTAGTGACGGCCGCGGTGACTGCGGCTGTCATGCAGGGAAATAACTCGGTCAAGGACCCCGCCGTGGCCGGCGCCATTGCGCAGCAGGCTAAGGACGCCGGCACTGCGGAGGGCACAAAAGTGGGCAACGACTACTTCGCCGCGCACGGGCCTGATCTGGTGGCCGCAATGACCACTGCCGCCACCGACCTCAATACGCTGGTGAAAACCAAGATCATCGGCAATGGCGCCAACTACGTCGTGGTCAACAACCTGCCGGACATCGGAACCACGCCGCTGGGCCGTAGCTTCGACGCCGGCACGCTGGCGCTGGTCAATTCGATGGTCAAGGCGTTCAACGACACCCTGGCGAGCGGCCTGGGCGCCGAGGCGAAGGTGGCGCTGGTCGACACGTTTGCCGCCAGCCACGACCAGGCGACCAATCCCGGCCCGTACGGCCTGACCAACGTGACCACGCCGGCCTGCGACCTGACGCCGGCGAAGAACCCGCTGGGTAACTCGCTCGGCTGCAACGGCTCGAACCTGATCGCGGGCGATGTCAGCCACTACGCCTTCGCCGACGACGTGCACCCGACCCCGTTCGTGCAGCTGCTGCTGGCGCGCTACGTGTCCAAGTACATGGTCCAGAAAGGCTGGATCTGA
- a CDS encoding L-threonylcarbamoyladenylate synthase, protein MSLDHTAIDAAARALEQGALVAFPTETVYGLGADAENPAAVAAIYAAKGRPQDHPVIVHLAPDADLDYWAADIPSEARQLAAAFWPGPLTMILKRAAHIPDAVSGGQETVGLRCPSHPVAIALLQAFKAGKGGVAAPSANKFGNVSPTTAQHVRDEFGADGSVAMVLDGGASEVGIESTIVDLSRLATHGPVLLRPGHISAEAIAAVIDRLPAPPDVAAPRASGTLESHYAPHTPVAMQDSATLKATLARLQQAGRKVALIHYSDLPEAHAQVRLPTSPDGFAHALYASLRAMDHTGADLILVEAPPQGGAWLGVNDRLRRAAHGSAGIVHGLLNQQPPA, encoded by the coding sequence ATGAGCCTCGACCACACCGCCATCGACGCCGCCGCGCGCGCGCTCGAGCAGGGCGCGCTGGTCGCGTTCCCCACCGAGACCGTGTATGGCCTTGGCGCCGACGCCGAGAACCCGGCCGCCGTCGCCGCGATCTACGCGGCCAAGGGACGGCCGCAGGACCATCCGGTAATCGTGCACCTGGCGCCGGACGCCGATCTCGATTACTGGGCCGCCGACATTCCGTCCGAAGCGCGCCAGCTGGCTGCGGCGTTCTGGCCCGGCCCGCTGACCATGATCCTCAAGCGCGCCGCGCACATTCCCGACGCCGTCTCCGGCGGGCAGGAAACCGTGGGCCTGCGCTGCCCCTCGCATCCGGTGGCGATCGCGCTGCTGCAGGCGTTCAAGGCGGGCAAGGGCGGCGTCGCGGCGCCGTCGGCCAACAAGTTCGGCAACGTCAGCCCGACCACCGCGCAGCACGTTCGCGACGAATTCGGCGCCGACGGTTCGGTGGCGATGGTGCTCGACGGCGGCGCCAGCGAGGTCGGCATCGAGTCGACCATCGTGGACCTGTCGCGCCTGGCCACGCACGGCCCGGTGCTGCTGCGCCCCGGCCACATCAGCGCCGAGGCGATCGCCGCGGTGATCGACCGGCTGCCGGCGCCGCCCGACGTGGCCGCGCCGCGCGCGTCCGGCACGCTCGAATCGCACTACGCCCCGCACACGCCGGTGGCGATGCAGGACTCCGCCACATTGAAGGCCACGCTGGCGCGGCTGCAGCAGGCCGGCCGCAAGGTCGCGCTGATCCATTATTCCGACCTGCCCGAAGCGCACGCGCAGGTGCGCTTGCCAACCAGTCCGGACGGGTTCGCGCACGCGCTGTATGCGTCGCTGCGCGCGATGGACCATACCGGCGCCGACCTGATCCTGGTGGAAGCGCCGCCGCAGGGCGGCGCCTGGCTGGGCGTCAACGACCGCCTGCGCCGCGCCGCGCACGGCTCGGCTGGCATCGTCCACGGCCTGCTCAACCAGCAGCCGCCGGCCTGA
- a CDS encoding 5-(carboxyamino)imidazole ribonucleotide synthase yields the protein MNKPTPFLPSATPSAWLGVMGGGQLGRMFVHAAQAMGYKVAVLEPAADCPAGHAAERLIEAGYDDAAALTELSALCVAVTTEFENVPAASMAQLAEHSFVAPSADCVSIAQDRIAEKRFFVDCAGESGVMPAPHQVIASHADIAAIHDNLLPGILKTVRMGYDGKGQVRVSTREDVRAAFDAMNGVTCLLEKMLPLAYEVSVLTARGADGESVVYPIAENVHRDGILFTTTVPGPNVLPMRAQQAQDAARAIVAKLGYVGVLCIEFFVLDDGSLVVNEMAPRPHNSGHYTMDACITSQFAQQVRAMARLPLGDVRQHSPAVMLNILGDAWFDGDTVREPAWDQVLELPGACLHLYGKEEARRGRKMGHVTFVAPTLAQAQEQLRAACAILNIAP from the coding sequence ATGAACAAGCCGACTCCTTTCCTGCCGTCGGCGACGCCATCGGCCTGGCTCGGCGTCATGGGCGGAGGCCAGCTCGGACGCATGTTCGTGCATGCCGCCCAGGCGATGGGCTACAAGGTCGCGGTGCTCGAACCTGCCGCCGATTGCCCGGCCGGCCACGCGGCCGAACGCCTGATCGAAGCCGGCTACGACGACGCCGCCGCGCTAACCGAACTGTCGGCGCTGTGCGTGGCCGTCACCACCGAATTCGAAAACGTGCCGGCCGCCAGCATGGCGCAGCTGGCCGAACACAGTTTCGTCGCGCCGTCGGCCGACTGCGTGTCGATCGCGCAGGACCGCATCGCCGAGAAGCGCTTCTTCGTCGATTGCGCCGGCGAGTCGGGCGTGATGCCTGCGCCGCACCAGGTCATCGCCTCGCATGCTGACATCGCGGCGATCCACGACAATCTGCTGCCGGGGATTCTGAAGACCGTGCGCATGGGCTACGACGGCAAGGGCCAGGTGCGCGTGTCCACCCGCGAGGACGTGCGCGCCGCGTTCGACGCGATGAACGGCGTGACCTGCCTGCTCGAGAAGATGCTGCCGCTGGCGTATGAAGTGTCGGTGCTGACCGCGCGCGGCGCCGACGGCGAATCGGTGGTCTATCCGATCGCCGAAAACGTCCACCGCGACGGCATCCTGTTTACCACCACCGTCCCCGGCCCGAACGTGCTGCCGATGCGCGCGCAGCAGGCGCAGGACGCCGCGCGCGCGATCGTCGCCAAGCTCGGCTACGTCGGCGTGCTGTGCATCGAGTTCTTCGTGCTCGACGACGGCTCGCTGGTGGTCAACGAGATGGCGCCGCGCCCGCACAACAGCGGCCATTACACGATGGACGCCTGCATCACCAGCCAGTTCGCGCAGCAGGTGAGGGCGATGGCGCGCCTGCCGCTGGGCGATGTGCGCCAGCATTCGCCGGCGGTGATGCTGAACATACTGGGTGACGCCTGGTTCGACGGCGATACCGTGCGCGAGCCGGCCTGGGACCAGGTGCTCGAGCTGCCGGGCGCCTGCCTGCACTTGTACGGCAAGGAAGAAGCGCGCCGCGGCCGCAAGATGGGCCACGTCACCTTCGTCGCGCCGACCCTCGCGCAAGCGCAGGAACAGCTGCGCGCCGCCTGCGCCATCCTCAATATCGCGCCATGA
- the purE gene encoding 5-(carboxyamino)imidazole ribonucleotide mutase has protein sequence MTQQAKVLVGVVMGSSSDWEVMQHTVAVLEQFGIAHEAQVISAHRMPDEMFAYAEAARGRGLRAIIAGAGGAAHLPGMIAAKTIVPVLGVPVPSKYLRGEDSLLSIVQMPKGVPVATFAIGEAGAANAALTAVAMIAAGDDALAAKLEAFRAAQTAAAKAMTLPPA, from the coding sequence ATGACGCAGCAAGCAAAAGTGCTGGTCGGCGTGGTGATGGGTTCTTCGTCCGACTGGGAAGTGATGCAGCATACGGTGGCGGTGCTCGAGCAGTTCGGCATTGCGCATGAGGCGCAAGTGATTTCGGCGCACCGCATGCCCGACGAGATGTTCGCGTATGCGGAAGCGGCGCGCGGTCGCGGCCTGCGCGCCATCATCGCCGGCGCCGGCGGCGCGGCCCACCTGCCGGGCATGATCGCCGCCAAGACCATCGTGCCGGTGCTGGGCGTGCCGGTGCCATCGAAATACCTGCGCGGCGAGGACTCGCTGCTGTCGATCGTGCAGATGCCCAAGGGCGTGCCGGTGGCCACCTTCGCCATCGGCGAGGCGGGCGCCGCCAACGCCGCGCTGACCGCGGTGGCGATGATCGCCGCCGGCGACGACGCGCTGGCTGCCAAACTGGAAGCCTTCCGTGCCGCGCAAACCGCGGCCGCGAAGGCCATGACCTTGCCGCCAGCATGA
- a CDS encoding phosphoribosylaminoimidazolesuccinocarboxamide synthase, with translation MHSLYQSTIESLPLLGRGKVRDNYAVGDDKILIVTTDRLSAFDVVMNEPIPGKGMVLNQMSDFWFDKLAGIVPNHLTGVAPESVVAPSEVEQVRGRAVVAKRLEPIMVEAVVRGYLIGSGWKDYQDTGSVCGVSLPAGLRQADKLPEPIFTPAAKAELGEHDENISFDDMERRIGTELAATIRDISIKLYKTAAEYAATRGIIIADTKFEFGLDQHGVLHLMDEVLTADSSRFWPADSYQPGSSPPSFDKQFVRDYLETLTWGKTAPAPALPQDVIDKTQAKYFEAIERLTGKKLEA, from the coding sequence ATGCACAGCCTCTACCAATCCACCATCGAGTCCCTGCCGCTGCTTGGCCGCGGAAAAGTGCGCGACAACTATGCGGTCGGCGACGACAAGATCCTGATCGTGACCACCGACCGCCTGTCGGCGTTCGACGTGGTCATGAACGAACCGATTCCCGGCAAGGGAATGGTGCTGAACCAGATGAGCGACTTCTGGTTCGACAAGCTCGCCGGCATCGTGCCGAACCACCTGACCGGCGTGGCGCCGGAGAGCGTGGTCGCGCCGTCGGAAGTGGAGCAGGTGCGCGGCCGCGCGGTCGTCGCCAAGCGCCTCGAGCCGATCATGGTCGAGGCGGTGGTGCGCGGCTACCTGATCGGCTCCGGCTGGAAGGACTACCAGGACACCGGCAGCGTGTGCGGCGTCAGCCTGCCGGCCGGCCTGCGCCAGGCCGACAAGCTGCCCGAGCCGATCTTCACGCCGGCCGCCAAGGCGGAACTTGGCGAGCATGACGAGAACATCAGCTTCGACGACATGGAGCGCCGCATCGGCACCGAGCTGGCCGCCACCATCCGCGACATCAGCATCAAGCTGTACAAGACGGCCGCCGAATACGCCGCCACCCGCGGCATCATCATCGCCGACACCAAGTTCGAATTCGGCCTCGACCAGCACGGCGTGCTGCACCTGATGGACGAAGTGCTGACCGCCGATTCGTCGCGCTTCTGGCCGGCCGACTCGTACCAGCCGGGCAGCTCGCCGCCGTCGTTCGACAAGCAGTTCGTGCGCGACTACCTGGAAACCCTCACCTGGGGCAAGACCGCGCCGGCGCCGGCGCTGCCGCAGGACGTGATCGACAAGACCCAGGCGAAGTACTTCGAGGCGATCGAACGGCTCACCGGCAAGAAACTGGAAGCCTGA
- the fba gene encoding class II fructose-bisphosphate aldolase (catalyzes the reversible aldol condensation of dihydroxyacetonephosphate and glyceraldehyde 3-phosphate in the Calvin cycle, glycolysis, and/or gluconeogenesis) — protein MALVSLRQLLDHAAENGYGLPAFNVNNLEQVQAIMAAADQTGSPVIMQASAGARKYAGEAFLRHLIDAAVESYPHIPVVMHQDHGQSPAVCMTAIRSGFTSVMMDGSLEADGKSVASYEYNVETSREVVKFAHSIGVTVEAELGVLGSLETMKGDKEDGHGAEGTMTREQLLTDVNQAADFVARTQCDALAIAIGTSHGAYKFTRKPTGDILAIDRIKEIHARIPNTHLVMHGSSSVPQELLAIIREFGGDMKETYGVPVEEIQEGIRHGVRKINIDTDIRLAMTAAVRKYMFENPSKFDPRDFLKPAREAAMAICKARFEQFGCAGQAAKIKPITLEKMAERYAKGELAQIVK, from the coding sequence ATGGCACTCGTATCCCTCCGTCAACTCCTCGACCACGCCGCCGAAAACGGCTACGGCCTGCCGGCGTTCAACGTCAACAACCTCGAACAGGTGCAGGCCATCATGGCCGCGGCCGACCAGACCGGCAGCCCGGTGATCATGCAGGCTTCGGCCGGCGCCCGCAAGTATGCCGGCGAAGCCTTCCTGCGCCACCTGATCGACGCGGCCGTCGAGTCCTATCCGCACATCCCGGTCGTGATGCACCAGGACCACGGCCAGTCGCCGGCGGTGTGCATGACCGCGATCCGCTCCGGCTTCACCTCGGTGATGATGGACGGCTCGCTGGAAGCGGACGGCAAGAGCGTGGCCAGCTACGAGTACAACGTCGAGACTTCGCGTGAAGTGGTCAAGTTCGCGCACTCGATCGGCGTGACCGTCGAAGCCGAACTGGGCGTGCTCGGTTCGCTCGAGACCATGAAGGGCGACAAGGAAGACGGCCACGGCGCCGAAGGCACGATGACGCGCGAGCAGCTGCTCACCGACGTCAACCAGGCCGCGGACTTCGTCGCGCGCACTCAGTGCGACGCGCTGGCGATCGCCATCGGCACCTCGCACGGCGCCTACAAGTTCACCCGCAAGCCGACCGGCGACATCCTGGCCATCGACCGCATCAAGGAAATCCACGCGCGCATCCCGAACACCCACCTGGTGATGCACGGTTCGTCGTCGGTGCCGCAGGAGCTGCTGGCGATCATCCGCGAATTCGGCGGCGACATGAAAGAGACCTACGGCGTGCCGGTCGAAGAGATCCAGGAAGGCATCCGCCACGGCGTCCGCAAGATCAACATCGACACCGACATCCGCCTGGCCATGACCGCCGCCGTGCGCAAGTACATGTTCGAGAACCCGTCGAAGTTCGACCCGCGCGACTTCCTCAAGCCGGCGCGCGAAGCGGCCATGGCGATCTGCAAGGCGCGCTTCGAGCAGTTCGGCTGCGCCGGCCAGGCAGCGAAGATCAAGCCGATCACGCTGGAGAAAATGGCGGAGCGTTACGCCAAGGGCGAGCTGGCCCAGATCGTCAAGTAA